One Punica granatum isolate Tunisia-2019 chromosome 3, ASM765513v2, whole genome shotgun sequence genomic window carries:
- the LOC116198832 gene encoding monogalactosyldiacylglycerol synthase 2, chloroplastic, whose amino-acid sequence MVMAVGHHRKSSITEKLFGGSYFGGSSNHVVGHRKCSVEFEDDDFEELDDALELTQIGAERTKNVLILMSDTGGGHRASAEAIRAAFQLEFGDEYRIFVKDVWKEYTGWPLNDMERSYKFMVKHVQLWKVAFHSTSPKWIHSLYLAAIAAYYAKEVEAGLMEYKPDIIISVHPLMQHIPLWVLKWQGLQKKVIFVTVITDLNTCHPTWFHPGVNRCYCPSQEVAKRALVDGLEESQVRVYGLPIRPSFARAVLSKDKLREELEMDPDLPAVLLMGGGEGMGPVKKTAKALGNSLFDEAQGKPIGQLIIICGRNKNLVCTLQSEEWKIPVKVRGFETQMEKWMGACDCLITKAGPGTIAEALIRGLPIILNDYIPGQEKGNVPYVVDNGAGIFTRSPKETARIVAEWFSTKTDELKRMSENSLKLAQPEAVFDIVKDIHELALQRGPLANVPYILTSSFTSLI is encoded by the exons atggTTATGGCCGTGGGGCATCACAGGAAGTCTTCCATCACCGAGAAGCTGTTCGGGGGCTCGTATTTTGGCGGGAGCAGCAACCACGTCGTCGGGCACCGAAAGTGCTCTGTCGAGTTCGAGGATGATGACTTCGAGGAACTCGACGATGCCTTGGAGCTCACGCAGATTGGGGCGGAGAGGACCAAGAACGTCCTGATCTTGATGAGCGACACGGGAGGGGGCCACCGAGCCTCTGCGGAGGCTATTCGGGCTGCTTTTCAGCTGGAATTCGGGGACGAGTACCGG ATATTTGTGAAAGATGTGTGGAAGGAATACACAGGGTGGCCATTGAATGACATGGAGAGGTCCTACAAGTTCATGGTGAAACATGTCCAGCTGTGGAAGGTGGCCTTCCACAGCACTTCTCCCAAATGGATCCACAGCCTCTACCTCGCCGCCATCGCCGCCTACTACGCCAA GGAAGTCGAGGCGGGTCTAATGGAGTACAAGCCCGATATAATCATAAGTGTCCACCCTTTGATGCAACACATTCCCCTGTGGGTCCTGAAATGGCAGGGGCTTCAGAAGAAAGTGATCTTCGTGACGGTCATCACGGATCTCAACACGTGCCATCCCACATG GTTTCACCCGGGGGTCAATCGGTGCTACTGCCCTTCACAGGAAGTGGCAAAACGAGCCTTAGTGGATGGCCTTGAAGAGTCACAAGTTCGGGTTTATGGCCTCCCCATAAGGCCGTCTTTTGCCCGGGCTGTTCTTTCAAAG GACAAGTTGAGGGAAGAACTCGAAATGGATCCTGATTTGCCCGCTGTTTTACTGATGGGAGGTGGAGAAGGGATGGGCCCGGTGAAGAAAACAGCCAAGGCACTCGGAAATTCACTGTTTGATGAAGCTCAAGGGAAACCGATCGGTCAGTTAATAATTATATGCGGGCGGAACAAGAACCTTGTCTGTACTTTGCAATCCGAAGAATGGAAGATTCCAGTTAAA GTTAGAGGATTCGAGACCCAGATGGAGAAATGGATGGGAGCTTGTGACTGCTTAATAACTAAG GCAGGGCCCGGGACGATCGCCGAGGCACTTATACGAGGACTTCCAATCATCCTGAACGACTACATTCCAGGACAG GAGAAAGGCAATGTTCCGTATGTCGTGGACAACGGGGCAGGCATTTTCACTCGGAGTCCTAAAGAAACTGCAAGAATTGTGGCCGAATGGTTCAGCACAAAGACGGACGAGCTCAAGAGAATGTCCGAAAATTCCCTTAAACTAGCTCAACCGGAGGCAGTGTTTGACATCGTGAAGGACATCCACGAGCTCGCCCTACAACGGGGGCCACTCGCCAACGTCCCCTACATATTGACTTCCTCATTCACAAGCTTAATCTGA
- the LOC116200000 gene encoding uncharacterized protein LOC116200000, with the protein MAKGKLILICQTGGEFTTNDDGSMLYNGGEAHAAEINGDTKFDDLKLKLAEMCDLEYKSLAVKYFLPQNKRILISMVSDRDLKRMYDFHGGSVTAEIYVSGQKGFDPQSVPNGAGNSAIKLAETVAAGRAENAASDVPSTLAAPVAPRRRAKAGDSTVSGAPNNRSRSRSAAAKRKTSKKSTAHADTEDPHPPNSPVTALPEPVEVDLSATPADTVKKRRRTASWRTGANGSLTIGSILDDGTEARESTPQVKRYTRKLYDSEDEDGDGRNIIPIEDVPGSEMVAAWKDAITGVGQEFKSVSEFREALQKYAIANRFGYRLKKNDTNRASGTCAIDGCSWKIHASWVQATETFTIKKMEESHTCGGASWKAAHPAKNWLVGIIKERLQDSPNHKPKEIARAIFRDFGLKLNYSQVWRGIEDAREQLQGSYKDAYSQLPWFCERVVEANPGSITEVVSSDEERFQRLFVCFHALVQGFQNACRPLLFLGATYLKSKYHEILLTASSLDGDDAVFPLAFAVVDTENDDNWRWFLEKLKSAVGPSRPLTFVADMEKGMEKPALELFENSHFGYSIFHLLESLKKNMRGPFHGDGRAALPGQLLAAAHALRLDRFTSYTEQMKRVSLKTYDWVMQTGPEHWATALFKGERFNYITSDVCEIYANWVEEIRELPILLKVSAISSKLIELVNSRRAISAEWSTRLTPSYEEKLREESSRALGLRVLFSTDTLFEVHDDSTQTHVVDLGKSECTCLSWKVTGLPCRHVIAVFNSTGRSFYDYCPLYFTVDSYRAAYAGLINPVPVNERNLIDEKDDSDAKNILPPNTPRPPSSQNKRVSRSDGKVKKREMTCSRCHGVGHNKATCKEPL; encoded by the exons ATGGCGAAGGGCAAGCTCATACTAATCTGTCAAACGGGTGGTGAATTCACGACTAATGATGACGGTTCAATGTTGTACAATGGAGGCGAGGCACATGCTGCTGAGATTAACggtgacacgaagttcgatgATCTCAAGCTAAAACTAGCTGAGATGTGTGATTTGGAATATAAATCTCTAGCAGTCAAATACTTTCTTCCTCAGAACAAGCGAATCCTCATCTCTATGGTTAGTGACCGAGATCTCAAGCGGATGTATGATTTCCATGGGGGTTCAGTCACTGCAGAAATTTATGTCTCTGGGCAAAAAGGCTTCGATCCTCAAAGTGTTCCCAATGGCGCAGG GAACAGTGCGATCAAACTCGCTGAAACGGTGGCTGCTGGCAGAGCAGAAAATGCCGCCTCCGATGTCCCTTCCACTTTAGCTGCCCCGGTGGCCCCTCGTCGCCGAGCAAAAGCTGGGGATTCTACTGTCTCTGGCGCTCCCAATAACCGCAGTCGTTCTCGTAGTGCTGCTGCAAAGCGCAAGACCTCGAAAAAATCCACTGCCCATGCTGATACAGAAGATCCTCACCCTCCTAACAGTCCTGTGACTGCTCTGCCTGAACCAGTTGAAGTTGACCTTAGTGCCACACCTGCTGACACTGTCAAGAAGCGGAGACGAACAGCTTCATGGAGGACTGGTGCTAATGGCAGTTTAACAATTGGATCTATCCTTGATGATGGTACAGAAGCAAGAGAGAGCACACCTCAAGTAAAGAGGTATACACGAAAGCTCTATGACTCtgaagatgaagatggagaTGGAAGAAACATTATACCAATTGAAGATGTCCCTGGTTCTGAAATGGTGGCAGCATGGAAGGATGCGATCACTGGGGTGGGTCAGGAATTCAAGAGTGTGAGCGAGTTCCGTGAGGCTCTCCAAAAATATGCAATCGCCAACCGATTTGGGTACCGCCTGAAGAAGAATGACACGAACCGTGCAAGTGGGACGTGTGCAATAGATGGGTGCTCGTGGAAGATCCATGCATCGTGGGTCCAGGCCACTGAGACATTCACAATAAAGAAGATGGAGGAGTCACACACTTGTGGGGGTGCATCGTGGAAGGCTGCCCACCCTGCAAAGAATTGGCTCGTGGGGATCATAAAAGAGAGGTTGCAAGATAGCCCTAATCATAAGCCAAAGGAGATTGCTCGGGCAATTTTCCGGGACTTTGGGCTTAAGTTGAATTATAGCCAGGTGTGGCGTGGAATCGAGGATGCTAGGGAGCAACTCCAGGGCTCGTACAAGGATGCTTATAGTCAACTTCCATGGTTTTGTGAGAGAGTGGTGGAGGCGAATCCTGGTAGCATCACTGAGGTTGTGTCCAGTGATGAAGAAAGGTTTCAGCGGTTATTCGTCTGTTTCCATGCCTTGGTGCAGGGTTTTCAGAATGCCTGTCGGCCCCTTCTTTTCCTTGGTGCCACATATTTGAAGTCAAAGTATCACGAGATTCTTTTGACAGCCAGCTCATTGGATGGGGATGATGCTGTTTTCCCTCTGGCATTCGCTGTTGTGGACACGGAAAATGATGATAACTGGCGCTGGTTTTTGGAGAAGTTGAAGTCGGCTGTTGGTCCCTCGAGGCCTTTAACTTTTGTTGCTGACATGGAGAAGGGTATGGAGAAACCGGCACTCGAGTTATTTGAGAACTCCCACTTTGGATATTCGATCTTCCACCTCCTCGAGAGCCTCAAGAAGAACATGCGGGGCCCTTTCCATGGGGATGGGCGGGCTGCCCTGCCTGGCCAGTTGTTGGCTGCTGCCCATGCTCTCAGGCTAGATCGTTTCACCTCCTATACTGAGCAAATGAAACGGGTCTCCTTAAAGACTTACGACTGGGTAATGCAGACAGGCCCTGAGCACTGGGCGACTGCCCTGTTCAAGGGTGAGCGGTTTAATTACATCACATCCGATGTCTGCGAGATTTATGCTAATTGGGTGGAAGAGATAAGGGAGCTGCCCATCCTGCTGAAGGTAAGTGCAATAAGTTCAAAGCTCATCGAGTTAGTGAATTCCCGTCGAGCAATCTCAGCTGAGTGGTCCACGAGGCTAACCCCTTCTTATGAGGAGAAGCTGCGGGAAGAATCTTCCCGAGCACTTGGGCTTAGAGTATTGTTCTCAACTGATACTCTATTTGAGGTCCATGATGATTCAACCCAGACCCATGTGGTTGATCTAGGCAAGTCTGAGtgcacttgtttgtcatgGAAAGTAACAGGCCTTCCCTGCCGCCATGTTATTGCCGTCTTCAACAGCACAGGCCGTAGTTTCTATGACTATTGTCCCCTATACTTCACTGTGGATTCTTACCGGGCTGCCTATGCTGGTTTAATAAATCCCGTCCCAGTCAACGAGAGGAATCTGATTGATGAAAAGGATGATTCAGACGCCAAAAACATACTCCCTCCTAACACCCCAAGACCACCAAGCTCGCAGAACAAGAGGGTGAGCAGATCGGACgggaaggtgaagaagagggAGATGACTTGCAGTAGGTGCCATGGCGTTGGGCATAACAAGGCAACTTGCAAAGAACCCTTGTGA